A window from Ovis canadensis isolate MfBH-ARS-UI-01 breed Bighorn chromosome 4, ARS-UI_OviCan_v2, whole genome shotgun sequence encodes these proteins:
- the SMIM30 gene encoding small integral membrane protein 30: MISVSTQLFLVLFSLLLVLPVVEAVEAGDAIALLLGVILSITGICACLGVYARKRNGQM, from the coding sequence ATGATCTCAGTTTCAACACAGTTGTTCCTAGTcctcttttcattgcttttggtGCTGCCTGTTGTTGAAGCAGTAGAAGCTGGAGATGCAATTGCTCTCTTGTTAGGTGTGATTCTCAGCATTACAGGCATTTGTGCTTGTTTGGGGGTGTATGCACgaaaaagaaatggacagatgtGA